The following nucleotide sequence is from Macrobrachium nipponense isolate FS-2020 chromosome 21, ASM1510439v2, whole genome shotgun sequence.
TTGAGAAAACTTGCGCTTTCTCTGACCGATTCGTTTGGCTTTCAGTAATTTTTtctgagaagctggtgacctcaGTAGAAGTATAATTTCACTAGATTTAATTAAAGGTTTTGAAAAATACGTAGGACCTTTTGTTGCGTTGAAATACTGTTTTGTATTTTGTACTTAACTTTCTTTAACCTAAATGTTAGCATCGTTtccatttgtatatgtatataatatatacccataatatatttatatatatatatatatatagatatatatattatatatatatatatatatatatatatatatatatagagagagagagagagagagagagagatagagagagagagagagcgagagagagagagagagagaggaagcaggaAATAACAAATTTCAAAACGAAGCCCTGCGATGCGACGAAATTGAACCCTTCATCAAATGCGATTTGTTTATGCGTGATTGTTTAGCGTGGCCGAGCAGTTAGTGGTTGGTTTCATTTTGGTTAATGTGGTTAATGTGGTTGCTGTAGTTTGTGTATGCggacaatcatatatatatatatatatatatatatatatatatatatatatatatatacgtatatattaatttttataacatcaccgtgattcacatacatcgAGGTACAAGTGacctttaatagctaattcgctctacctcggaattaatgtattttcatatgtgttaaccgaaggggaatttttagttgataataatttctaataatttcgtcctctcgtgggttcgaagtGAGGCCAAGTTGATAATGTCAcaggagtcctgatttctcttcagcccactgggcgctggttcgtccacgtgaggacgaaattattatcaactaaaaaattccccttcggttttaaaGGTGTAGGCAAGCCATAGAGAATACTGAAAGAGAAGCcggtaactactatgagattcagggcctctgtaacacggttttttggactttgctccttgtcaaagcatcggatgtagctgaaagttgacatatgtatattttacaaccgcacacaaattttgtcagcattatcaataacctaaaccctatagttttaatttttatagagtaaaaatgatctagccgacgccatggccaatgattacgagacaagagtcgaaaaacattcattacgtaagcaaggtaaacaaacaccttttgactaaatgttgccccgcccatccaccagacagaaattccatcggctctgaaacccaaagactttatgaatggcggaacgatacatagatgtaggtggggtatcagtgctagcgtagaaatactactgtagcagtagtgccgcaacagtatagcagtaatatacaagaattaaacgtttaggccaactgctgggatccttgaggatcatttagcacttcttacaactactcgagaaattagtttttatagccagaagttaaattttctaatccaacaatgcccatggtagccttcagtgttatcctgaattataacgaggcgaaagtgggaggagcctcatgaagtcaccattctgacgataattattggtgaaggtttaaagccaatatacggtaccggctattttttttttagtaaataggtagatagccaataaataaaaattgcttgacattggatatagcagttatcaaatcaagcttgtctactatgtttttggtaattaccaactattccctacatcttgtcaatctgattgtgacctataaagtagactgtaatttctttggaaacttattttgggagttagactaataatcgaagtgtttttgtatttatcaacatattttgttggtttgttcattatgacaattatcagtggagaggttccagagttcataaaggtgtactgctttgcttgtatttaaatttgtatgtcattgttgccagaggttttgccttcgttacgtacagccaatcatccatcgagaaagagggaagaaatgatgtcataagttacgtaacgagtgcgttcgaaaccttttctctgagtaagttggcccgtcttcaaaaaaggtcacttttacattataagtaccaaatttattcaacctacgtagtgcagaatacactcaaaatttatgtgttgatataatatgtatgctgaataagcgttatatttatgaaatgcatagataaaaagttattgcgaaaaaaccgtgttacagaggccctgaatctcatagtagaagtTCCTGATTACCGGCTCCTTTTCGAGTATTTTCTATGGCTTgccaaaaattcataaggaaggtacacctttacaacctatcatgtcagcttataacagcccttcgtttaaaaaagctatatatatatatatatatagatatatatatctatatatatatatcactttaatGGGTTTTCATAATTTGTGTTCTGCTAGAGAATAcagataatatttattaattattcacgTAATTGGAAGAACTaaatgtgattctctctctctctctctctctctctctctctctctctctctctctctctctctctccagtgggtGATATGACTGAGTGATTTTTGTTCCGCATACTTAAATTGTTAAGCGAGCTGTTAAGAGTTTTAATATCAAAATAGCATTGCACCTTCTGCGTTCGGTAAATTGAAACAATCAAGGCAATATCCATAACCTTCACATGTATAGTAAACAGTATGCGATTTGTATATACATCTGTGTAATTTTACATGtgattatgtatgcatgtattgttgcgcgctctctctctctctctctctctctctctctctctctctctctctctcctgcacaaagaatatatataatttgtatgcatatacactacacacacacacacacacacacacacacacacatatatatatatatatatatatataatgtgtgtgggtgtgtagtaTATAAATCGCAGAATAAATGTTTAAAGAATTTACCGCTATGTCAGGCAAATGTTGGATGTACATCACAAACAGCACAGAACCTTTGGAGAAATCAACACTGCGTATTTTGTTTCTCAGCATCAGTTCCTAATGCGTGACTGAATGCTGATTTTACTGGGCTCAAACTCGGCGAGGATTCTCGAGTTGGTGTGTGTGCGTCTTGGATTTTCCCTCACACCCCTGGATGTCACTCCCAGGTGGGGCTTTCTGTATGATGACGAGGGAAGTGCCCTTTGTAAgacttacattctctctctctctctctctctctctctctctctctctctctctctctctcttcctcgttcagaaaaacaaaaactaatgttttacttacatagtatgcgtatgcatttatatttatatgtccaTTTTATCTTTCTGTGTAGGTCTATTTGTTCTTGTTTGCATATACATGTCTTAACTGTATTAAAATGATTGGAAACTCCCAGTACAATAGTGAGAAGGGTATTTCGGTTGTGTCTAAGGtaactttttaattttgattttttatgtatttatttattttttagatccaTTGACATGAACAATCCCTGTCTCCCTAGAGGTTTGTATCAAAAACAGTTCCGTAATTATCCACATCATCATTCAAAGATATGCTGCTGTGCTTTCGTAATCGGTTAACAAACGTGCACCGCAGAGGAGTATGATTATTAAAATGAACCATTTGAtgcttaagattctctctctctttaggtggAAGATTGTAATGAAGAACCCAAGCTAAATCGGCTGCTCCTTTGAGCAAAAAGCCACCATGCAACAATAGCAGCGTAACCATTAAGCTACTTTGATGTCGATCGAGTTTGCAATGGATTGcaagaaagtaaataaacaaatagaagagTTGCATTCGTCTCATGAGATGGAAATTGAAGACAAAAATTCTACGGTAATGACAACACTAATGACATGAAAAAAGAACGAAGGCACGAAAAGACTAAGAAGAAGAATGATTCAACTTCGGTTCCCTATTTGCAGCAGATGATGGTCTGGTATTAGCAAAGGTTCTGGAAACGGCAAAGTATAACATCCTAAATATAAGGGATAAGCTTACTTAATATCATTAAATGCCGATAATAAAAATAAGGCAATACAAGAAACCTATTCAGGACTCGGAAGGAGCTAATGATTGTGAGAGCAGAAAAATGAGCAGCtttcaataaaatatagataGGGGAAGCCTCCTGGAAGGGAACAGCACTGCCAGCAATATCGAGTGACAGTGCTTGATATAAAGGAGAGACAAATGAAACGATAACAAAGAATAGAAAATGGGCTGAAAGGGTAAGGATTATGAGCACCCAGATATAGTATCTATACGTTTCGAGGAGACGCAGGAATGtggtaaatgaaaacaaaaataacggGCGGGAGAATGCAGAATTTGAAGAGTAAAAAGGAGAGAAGTAATGAACGAAAAAGAAAACCGGAAAGCAAGGAAATAAATAAGACGAAAAAAACTTAGAAATAATTTATGGGTGTTGTAAGTGTAGATGAAAAGGGCCATAATAGGATGGGGAATGAAGAGATACAAAAAGTGCTGGTGAAATTGGTAGCCatagaaggaaggaagagagcaAAAGTAGCCTAAAGATATATAAACAATGAAGAAATATCATCAAAGAAAACTTATACCACAATATGCAATTCCAGAGCGAAGTTCTACTTGATatctgaaaaaagaaacaaagttaaAAGACCTaagcaacaaaaacagaaaaagttcTGCAGATGCTCCGGCAAAGGCTGTACATCTGACATCAGGTCAACTTAGCCAACAAGAATTTTAATATGTAATGCTTAAGACGAATAACGCCGACTCCGCCAAGAAGTCACAACCGGTAGTGGCTTGTAATAACACAACTTGCATTCATTTGATTTACAACTTAGGGACACTATTATGTTCAGTTTTGTTGCTGTTGCTATTACTAATAGTAGTACTACTGCTATAATGGTTTGTTAGTAGTAGCAATTCCTTTAGTCGTCATAAAAGCAGTCGACTgtaggtattttattttattccttttatatgGGCGTCTTACTTTCTTTTGACAAGTAAACATGACTGTATGATCATGAAATACTGAAGGTTACGGAAACGGGATTTTAATggttaaatcaaatcaaaacactCGGATTGTGTCACACGCCTGATCAGTAGCATTGTTTTTGGACAGACTGACTAGTCATTTCGTAAAATTTGCCAGCTGCCAACCTGTACGTTAGTATTTGTTATGGTGAGCAGCATATACACTagtatgtattaattatatacaaaatccTGTGAAGTTTTGTTTTTGGTCCAGTTGTGCTCCGTATTCACGTTTCATTTTTACTGAATTCAATAACACCGGCCCGTTATTTTAAAAaggattgaaaatgaaattttgtttgtagttttttaactttaaacatTAACTGACAAGGCATGGCGTTATTAGTTGGATATCATTAATTCAGCAAACAATTATGAAGTTCTGTTGGAAATGCAACATAAATATCTTTAcagaaacttaagaaaaaaaaaagtccaggggGTGTTTTTAGCGGAAAAATTAAGTTATAAACTTCGATTTCACTTAAAATTCAGTTTCAGATAGACTGAAACTACTGAAGTCCTCGTGATGAAGAAGACGGTCTTTGCAAGTCTGTATAGGTGGACGAGAATTTCCTTTTATGACACTTGCGCTGTTTGTTGATAATGAAGTGATATCCGATCTCTTCATAGTTGGATAGATTATTTTTGTTCCTTTCCTTCAGTATTTCTGTTTGAGACGATTCTGGCAATGAATTTTCACAATAATGTTCACCTCTCGTAGCTCTTTTCatcttcagtttttcttctgTATATTATTTCCTTTAGTGTCAGCGTAAATCATTCGAGGACGTAAGCTCTTTGTTGCAGCCCCGGGGAAAGATTAGTTCGTAAAAGTAAGCACTACAGTACATGCCTTCATTTCACGTGTGCAGATCGTATGCCGTTTTAGGCGATCCACCCGCTATGGAAACTGGCAGGTGGAATTTTCTTACCATCCCCGACAGCTTCcgctgtatttttttaaattcctaagATCTGAGAAAGAATGTGATCCTTGACTAGAACCACACCATATTTGCATTCCCATTTTGGGGTCTCTTTAATCTTGGGTTCATTTCGCAGCTGTTTATGGTTACCCACGAGGATCATGTTTGATGGCCTTGTTCCCCCTATCTGAAAAAGGATTTGACCTTGGGTTCGTTGTGcataaatttcattttgaaacctacttgttaagagagagagagagagagagagagagagagagagagagagagagagagagagaaagaaatatgttATCACCCTGAACACCTGTATTGTGGTAGGCGAGTTGACCTGTATTTCTGAAATTTCATTCAGTAGCACAATAACGCTTTAGAATAGTCTAGAAATTGGTGGAAGTCTTTAGGTGAAAGCCAGCTTATAAACAATGTTATCAAAATACTGCACCGAGTTTGCAagcactttatttttattaagtaaacGTAGTGTtactattttttatgttattattattatcgaaaatACGATCTTCCCATTTGGGGATTTTAACTGCTGATCCGTGATTTACCAGGCCAACATCattcacatttattattattattattattattttattattattattattattattattattattattattattattattattattatcatcatcatcgaacCAAGGAACCCCAGTAACGAGGCTATAACAtcgagaattaaaagccacagtagtgttaaaaatatttatgcacagagttaaaaattattattattattattattattattattattattattattattattattattattattattattattattattattattattattattatagctcttTCGCAATCATCAGGTAGTATGGGTTAAGAATTTGTATGCCacgatgaaaatatttttctcttattaactCGAAGGTTGTGTCTTGGTCGAAGCTGGCTCAGTTTTTGGCGAGCATGCCTTCATGGTATTGTACTGAGTCTGCCTGGAAATAACTGTACCTTTTAGATTACGGTTGAAAGTGGCAGGAGGCTGTAGGGGGTGAGGTCAGCAGATTCTTCCTAAGAATGGCAAGTCAGTGATGCCCAGAGATCACCAGgagagtgatctctctctctctctctctctctctctctctctctctctctctctctctctctctcttgttcctggATATGATTTATTGCCAGCGTTTGAAATCAACGCTTCATATGACCTAGCGACGAAGAATTTTCAGAGATAATATAAGTGGTCTCTATTGTAGCATTCTTCACTGTTTTTTTGTAGTAAACTTTTCCGGTTATACTTCCTTCCGTTAATGgaatgttttgatttattttaaacaaaccgacattatgaatttgaagagaagtttatgtattttatttataataatttttgaagctaACATCAAATCAAGGCCAGAGTCATTACATAACAAGACAAAATATATCTCTTCTAGCACAAAATGTATCTTATTTGCATTGAAGAAGCAGGCAAGGGTAAAGCACATCCCGAAGGGTAGCTACCTCTCCAGAACCTGCTGCCACCTCGTGATATGACCTCGTATGCGTTTGTATAACTGGACCTGCGTTTAAAGCAAACCTGTTTTAGAGCTTACTTAATATATAGTGTAAGAGACCTCTGGAAACGTTCTGGTTGAATTTGTAGTTCATTTCTGGTAGAGTTTGATAtctaaaagtttattattattattattttgtctattattattatttctattattattattattattattattattattattattattattattattattattattgctgctgcttGTGTTGCCATGATGGTGTTAATCTTACCAAAGAATACCCATTTCTAATGTAGTATTTACCCTCTCCCTTTCAGGGTTTTCAACATGGGGGAAGAAAATGGGCAAGAAGCTCGAACAGCTGACCCGAGGGGAAAGCAAAGAACACATCCACTTCCCTCTGGGGTCAACCCGCACCCGAAGGAGGAATTGGCGTCCGGGTAAAGAAAACTCTGATAGTGTTGCAAGTCTAAACTCCAAAGGTGTCAGCCATACTTCTTCCGCCCCTCGACAGCCTCGTAAGGCCAAAGTCGACCGTGTGGAGAGCATCCGCAACTTGTTTCGTCGATCCCGCAGTTGGGATTCCGCCAAAGACTTAGAAGATTTACCTGCCCCTAGGGTGGGTGCCAAACCTGATTCAACCACTGCTGAAGGTGCTACGACTAGCCCTCATGAACATGATAACGTTTACGAGTCCCTAAAAGATGTAGAGGATATTGGAGGCACCTTGAAAGGAACTCTGCTATTCAGGAGTGCTTCCACCTCCCATTTGCCGTCGTGTGAAGTAGGACTCGATGTGAATACGGAGAGTGAAAGAACAGCCGCAGCAGGGACTGTTGCAGACGGGTCTGCCGACGGAAGCGGGGTTGGTGTTGAGGAAATTGGGGAGGTGGGCGAGTGTGATGGAAAGACGAGTGAGAGTGAAAAGTCTGCCAAAAAGGGTCAGTTTCCTTACGCTTTTCTGAGATCCAGACTTACCTCAGTCGCGGAGGAACAAGCGACTGCCAGGGAAGAGTGTGGTGACAGTGGACGTGGCACCGGCAGCCACTGTGGCAGTATTTCTGACGTTCGAACCTCCTACTCGGAGACGTCAGACTCGAAATCATCGTTTTCAGAAAATTCGGACTCGAAATCGTCTTGCTCAGACTCGTCGGAAAGCAAATGggttcaggaggaggaggaggaggaggatgaaaggGAGGAGAGTGAacggaggcggaggaggagaagggaagaGGAAACAGCTTCGAGAGGAgggagagatgggggagggggagggggagggggacgaaATCTCAAACTCACCTCTTCAAGGGATGTTATTTCACCAATACCGGCACCAAGTGGTTTCGGTGACGGCGACTTCGTTGTGACAGTGCGGGTCAAGGGTATATCCGAAGGGGACTCCCGTAGTTCCTCAGTCTACATTAAGGGGGATAACACTGAATCAGCCCTCGATGAAAATGAACTGCGTAAGATCAGAATGGACAGGTATGTCACGAAAAAGCTTTTGTCCAATCACTCTGAAAAGAAGCATAGTTTTAGCAAGAGTGTAGGATCACAGCCTCTCATGACTGATGAAGAGAAGTTGCGAGCTCGCACTGGAGACTGCTGTCATCATTGTCACCATTGTGGAGATCATCTGCAGCAGCATAACGCCCAGGGAAGCCCCTTACCCCTTATCAGACGTCGGCCCCGATCGCAGCCACGCGTACACAACCGTATGAGTTACCCTACTTCCAGTTCCGTTGACGCTCTCTACGAGGCCATATACCCTGAAGACTCGTGTTCCAAACGCTCTTCCTTAGATCTCGACCGCCTGGTAGGACTGAATCGCTTTGAGCGTCTTGAGAGACTCGGCAACCGAGATGATCTCGTCCTCGACCACGCCTACGACCCGAGACGCCGCTACGCCCGATCTGCTTCCCTCGATCGAGCAGAATCCTGGCGGTGGCGGGACGCGATGCTCGAGGACTTTGACGGGGAGTCCATCGCTGGCGAAGTTGGGTATCGCAGAAGGGCCCCCAGTTTGTCGAGGCCCATTCCGACCCCTGCCGTCTTGCCCCAGGCACCTGTAACCAATAAAACATTCCGCCTTGTGCGACTGGTCAAAGATGACACCGATGAAGGCCTGGGGTTATATATCTCGGGTCAGAGAGCTCTTGGCTACATCATAGCGCATATACTTCCTGGTGGACTTACTGACAGGTAAGGCCTCTGATTTTCGTCTGTATATTAGCATGCACTTGGTGCAAATCACTCTTAATTATTCTACAGGGTTCACTAAACGGTTAATCAGATCAGCACTAGTATGACAGAATCATCACGATCAGATCTGCAATTAGTTTTTGCTGAACGAATAGGCTTGACAATGTCATCAGGCAATAAATCAAGGTATCCTTCAGCTGATATCTATCATATACTGCATACAAACGGCCAATCATTCTGACAAGTGCAGGGAAGGTGCAGCATTATCGTAGCAGAAATGAAAatccaaaggattttttttttttcatattgaataACTCCCAATTACGTGCTCGTAAATGAGGATGTATAATTAATTCAGTTATTGTAAATACAGTTGTATGGGGCTGAAGCGTATTATCCAGGTTTTGTTGCTGATAAAattcggtttttattttaaagaagttAATGAGTGATTATGATGTGTACTACGTTTAAAAAGTGCATTGTAATTATTCTTTTTACGGAACCAATGCAGTGTAGCACAAATAGTTTTTTACTTCATTCCAGtgagttatatataattttaagcttttgtatttacataaTTTCACGTTTAATCGTCTGGGTAGACACCACACTACCGCATTACATATTATTCAGTGGAAATAACTATAGCAGTCATGTTTAGAAATGGCTGTAGTTGGCTCAGACTGACTTTCAATTTTATTGATTCACATAAGGCAAGAATGAGTAAAATATCTGTTATCACGGAAGATAAAGCAAAATGTCGTACTTATCATCCAGGGTAGGTAGGTATTTTTAAGTTGCATTCTGGACTATGAGATGAAAAGTTTATGACAAGGAGGAAAATAGTCAGATGTGTTGCAACTATCCCCATTGTCCACGGCTCTTTGTCAATACAATTTGCGGTGCAGAACTTTTTTTATTCCATGTGAAGAGGCACCTCGTCCTTCTTGCAACATATAATTATCTTGCAAATTAATATAAGCGGTGACCACATTAGCAGCAAAACATTAATAAATTGGGATTATGTCGttataaaagaggagagagagagagagagagagagagagagagagagagagagagagagagagagagagagagagagagagagagagagagagagagagagagagtattgggtCATGCGTCATGCATTGAGTTATTTCATATATTAGTCTTGAAGCTGTTTTTGTCCGTACATGAATTTTATCTTaaccattggaaaaaaaaatttcttaacatTTTCCATTGCAGGATCTTCTTTATATACTTCTTTCCTTTTAgacttgctgttttttttttttttttttttttgtacggtgCTTTCTGTACTTGAATGACTGCTTTAATCATTTGGTTTCAACTTTGATTCAGTATTACTATGAGTAATAATATTGCACTGGTATTACGTATTAAGATATTTTGGAAGCTTCAAATAAAATTTCAGGGTGCTTAGATTAATCCATATAAAAAtgcaacattatttttaatactcAACAAAGCAGTAGTTTTGCCCAACATTTTTCATGAAAATCTTCCAGGTGCATCAGTCAATCAGACTTGGCGTCGCACACAGAAACGcatattgtatgtatgcatgtatatatatatatatatgtgtgtgtgtgtgtgtgtgtgtgtgtgtgtgtgtgtgtttgtgtgtgtgtcatttatcgaattattcataaatttgaaaCTGCCAAAATTCGTAGAATGTATGTACTGTTCCGGGTAAGCTTTTAGATGCAATGCATCCCATACTTGGCAGATTTCACGTGTTGCTAAGCATGGACTTGTTCGAGAGTTACGAGTTGGAGTGGAAATCTACATCTGAAAGAAAAGCCAAAGCGAAAACACTTTCTTACGATTAGTTGTTAGTTTCTGCTGTCGGAGGTATTATAATTTGGTCCAAGATCCGCAAATGCAGTGGATGCGGTTGGGGCTCCGTTATCATCACGGTCCCTACTAAGGTAGcaaccatcgagagagagagagagagaaccgaggcCCTCTGTATTCACCAGAGCATCTTTCTCTTGTTGTGCGTTGCTCTTAGCCTTTAGCGTTTTAGAAACGGTAAATATCAATTTGTATGGTGAGACCAATTGAAAAGTATATTTCCATTAACTGTAGGTTAAAGATAGATCTTCGAGGGTTTCATTGCGACGAAGAAATGCAAGGAAGCATAGTCTTAAGTTATTTTGCCAGTGTAGCGCGACCAT
It contains:
- the LOC135198182 gene encoding uncharacterized protein LOC135198182 isoform X5, with amino-acid sequence MGKKLEQLTRGESKEHIHFPLGSTRTRRRNWRPGKENSDSVASLNSKGVSHTSSAPRQPRKAKVDRVESIRNLFRRSRSWDSAKDLEDLPAPRVGAKPDSTTAEGATTSPHEHDNVYESLKDVEDIGGTLKGTLLFRSASTSHLPSCEVGLDVNTESERTAAAGTVADGSADGSGVGVEEIGEVGECDGKTSESEKSAKKGQFPYAFLRSRLTSVAEEQATAREECGDSGRGTGSHCGSISDVRTSYSETSDSKSSFSENSDSKSSCSDSSESKWVQEEEEEEDEREESERRRRRRREEETASRGGRDGGGGGGGGRNLKLTSSRDVISPIPAPSGFGDGDFVVTVRVKGISEGDSRSSSVYIKGDNTESALDENELRKIRMDRYVTKKLLSNHSEKKHSFSKSVGSQPLMTDEEKLRARTGDCCHHCHHCGDHLQQHNAQGSPLPLIRRRPRSQPRVHNRMSYPTSSSVDALYEAIYPEDSCSKRSSLDLDRLVGLNRFERLERLGNRDDLVLDHAYDPRRRYARSASLDRAESWRWRDAMLEDFDGESIAGEVGYRRRAPSLSRPIPTPAVLPQAPVTNKTFRLVRLVKDDTDEGLGLYISGQRALGYIIAHILPGGLTDRDGRLRIGDEIINVNGRRLRGVSLEEARHILRHTPTEVDVVVAREPDSHPQESLFSDLDVASMTSGRVDSRVETRVDSRVDSVNDEDDDEELIVVEGHHPLALHHLTCHRYNPRHSYKYQHHDDTREESLAVHDGHSQECPEGDVQCCTLRDLPEVSSESRGCNRDLPAIPDVAKCCSRDLPENVSCEHNDCVHDMKEGLDSRKRHRLNSVKEEGMVTAVMVRTVSDSSSGEDEPRRLLPLIEDGVFEERPSSQASQVSARTVTSMASVASVHGTGITALSRQVSQRAHRPSSLSTMPRRPKSLNLSFHTVVFEKGHGKKGLGFSIVGGRDSPKGNIGIFVKTIFPVGQAAEEGTLKEGDEIFAVNGESLAGASHSEAITMFKAIRTGKVVLHVGRRSPSKKRGHKTKSFDDLDKFEE
- the LOC135198182 gene encoding uncharacterized protein LOC135198182 isoform X2, yielding MRLFKRRSSDPAPRLVSLSPLSTDHTHDDALPYVLRPPAPTPQPSQQEEVEEEDVYATVDGDDAEEDLDEAIYSTLEEVRGCASHDGPSASSLLFCNNSVSSAPGIVTNYYTAVPALVVEEVIPGRPRQGTPTEQQPAKKGFSTWGKKMGKKLEQLTRGESKEHIHFPLGSTRTRRRNWRPGKENSDSVASLNSKGVSHTSSAPRQPRKAKVDRVESIRNLFRRSRSWDSAKDLEDLPAPRVGAKPDSTTAEGATTSPHEHDNVYESLKDVEDIGGTLKGTLLFRSASTSHLPSCEVGLDVNTESERTAAAGTVADGSADGSGVGVEEIGEVGECDGKTSESEKSAKKGQFPYAFLRSRLTSVAEEQATAREECGDSGRGTGSHCGSISDVRTSYSETSDSKSSFSENSDSKSSCSDSSESKWVQEEEEEEDEREESERRRRRRREEETASRGGRDGGGGGGGGRNLKLTSSRDVISPIPAPSGFGDGDFVVTVRVKGISEGDSRSSSVYIKGDNTESALDENELRKIRMDRYVTKKLLSNHSEKKHSFSKSVGSQPLMTDEEKLRARTGDCCHHCHHCGDHLQQHNAQGSPLPLIRRRPRSQPRVHNRMSYPTSSSVDALYEAIYPEDSCSKRSSLDLDRLVGLNRFERLERLGNRDDLVLDHAYDPRRRYARSASLDRAESWRWRDAMLEDFDGESIAGEVGYRRRAPSLSRPIPTPAVLPQAPVTNKTFRLVRLVKDDTDEGLGLYISGQRALGYIIAHILPGGLTDRDGRLRIGDEIINVNGRRLRGVSLEEARHILRHTPTEVDVVVAREPDSHPQESLFSDLDVASMTSGRVDSRVETRVDSRVDSVNDEDDDEELIVVEGHHPLALHHLTCHRYNPRHSYKYQHHDDTREESLAVHDGHSQECPEGDVQCCTLRDLPEVSSESRGCNRDLPAIPDVAKCCSRDLPENVSCEHNDCVHDMKEGLDSRKRHRLNSVKEEGMVTAVMVRTVSDSSSGEDEPRRLLPLIEDGVFEERPSSQASQVSARTVTSMASVASVHGTGITALSRQVSQRAHRPSSLSTMPRRPKSLNLSFHTVVFEKGHGKKGLGFSIVGGRDSPKGNIGIFVKTIFPVGQAAEEGTLKEGDEIFAVNGESLAGASHSEAITMFKAIRTGKVVLHVGRRSPSKKRGHKTKSFDDLDKFEE